The following are encoded together in the Candida orthopsilosis Co 90-125, chromosome 5 draft sequence genome:
- a CDS encoding Pga7 protein, producing the protein MDNNWSTYPSVAKTASINGFADRIYDQLPECAKPCMFQNTGVTPCPYWDTGCLCIMPTFQGAVGTCIAENCRGEDVLDARSLATSICSSAGVWDPYWMPPASVTTALSTAAAAEAAETTPASTEEEKSSSAPAETSAPETTAQETSAPADSSAPAETSAPETTAQESSAAESSAPAESSAAGSEEEKPSSAEEQTSSSAPAEGEGEGETSSEASVATVNGAVIPGVAMGGVIAALAALI; encoded by the coding sequence ATGGATAACAACTGGTCTACTTATCCAAGTGTTGCTAAGACGGCTTCGATTAACGGATTTGCAGACAGAATCTACGATCAATTGCCAGAATGTGCCAAACCATGTATGTTCCAAAACACCGGTGTGACACCATGTCCGTACTGGGATACCGGGTGTCTTTGTATCATGCCAACCTTCCAAGGAGCAGTTGGTACATGTATTGCAGAAAACTGTCGCGGTGAAGATGTGTTAGATGCTAGGTCATTGGCTACGTCGATTTGTTCCAGCGCTGGAGTTTGGGATCCATACTGGATGCCACCAGCTTCAGTTACCACTGCTTTGAGcactgctgctgctgctgaaGCTGCTGAAACCACTCCAGCTTcaactgaagaagaaaagtCATCATCTGCTCCAGCTGAAACTTCTGCTCCAGAAACCACTGCTCAAGAAACCTCAGCCCCAGCTGATTCATCTGCTCCAGCTGAAACTTCTGCCCCAGAAACCACCGCTCAAGAATCATCTGCTGCCGAATCATCAGCCCCGGCTGAGTCATCTGCTGCTGgttcagaagaagaaaaaccATCAAGTGCTGAAGAAcaaacttcatcatcagccCCAGCAGAGGGTGAAGGTGAAGGTGAAACTTCATCCGAAGCTTCTGTAGCTACTGTTAACGGTGCTGTTATCCCAGGTGTTGCCATGGGTGGTGTCATTGCTGCTTTGGCTGCTTTGATCTAA
- a CDS encoding Rbt5 protein (member of CFEM family) codes for MDAITTIIDTEAENPYATFPSVPITASINGFADRIYDQLPECAKACMFESTGSTPCPYWDTGCLCVMPQFGGAIGQCVADNCQGDAIGSVEYLATSICSSAGVWDPYWFIPESVSEALASAAAVVVEAETTTATTDEETVAATDAQEGSSVDFAATQPTETDAPDESQVGEETEETGEKEEESNGKGAETGNGEEQSGEGEQIGEEQSGEEGEEGEEDEEKNNDPNESATKEESEITETPEEWDGATNENGEPKTQEEYSTSIDAGDNSVDAAAEAASIASELENEAIAQGAAFGGIIIVLAALI; via the coding sequence ATGGACGCCATCACCACGATTATTGACACTGAGGCTGAAAACCCATACGCTACTTTCCCAAGTGTTCCAATAACAGCATCAATTAATGGATTTGCTGATAGGATCTATGACCAATTACCTGAATGTGCTAAAGCGTGTATGTTTGAAAGTACTGGATCCACTCCATGTCCTTATTGGGATACCGGTTGTTTATGTGTTATGCCTCAATTTGGTGGTGCCATTGGTCAATGTGTAGCTGATAATTGTCAAGGTGATGCTATAGGCAGTGTTGAGTATTTGGCAAcgtcaatttgttcaagtgCTGGTGTTTGGGATCCTTATTGGTTTATTCCTGAGTCAGTTTCTGAGGCTTTGGCCTCTGCTGCTGccgttgttgttgaagctgaGACAACCACGGCTACTACTGATGAGGAAACTGTTGCAGCTACAGATGCTCAAGAGGGATCTTCAGTTGACTTTGCGGCTACTCAACCAACTGAAACTGATGCTCCTGATGAGAGCCAAGTTGGAGAGGAAACTGAGGAAACTGGcgagaaagaagaagagtcTAATGGAAAAGGTGCTGAGACAGGTAATGGGGAGGAACAAAGTGGTGAAGGAGAACAAATTGGAGAGGAACAGAGTGGTGAAGAGGGTGAAGAGGGtgaagaggatgaagagaaaaacAATGACCCAAACGAATCTGCCActaaagaagaaagtgaaATCACTGAAACTCCAGAAGAGTGGGATGGTGCCACGAATGAAAATGGTGAACCAAAGACCCAAGAAGAGTATTCCACTTCAATCGATGCCGGAGATAACAGCGTTGATGCAGCAGCCGAAGCAGCTTCAATTGCAtctgaattggaaaacGAAGCCATTGCCCAGGGCGCTGCTTTTGGTGGAATTATCATTGTTTTAGCTGCTTTAATTTAG
- a CDS encoding Axl2 protein — MLHFILLRLLLLQLIRHVSASIYMGFPFNEQLPDVGRVDQDYSFTMANTTYKSNSFGEITYEVSNLPDWLSFDSDSRTFTGKPSESDVGEFDVTIVGTDQSDQSTLSNNYTMIVSNDTGIHVSSGTSVFQQLAQYGHTNGDDGLVVKPGDKIDLKFSKDTFEEYSSSQRSIIAYYGRSADRSSLPNWISFDGEELTFSGTVPYVTSENAPSFEYGFSFIASDYYGYAGASSIFKIVVGGHQLETDLNNTIKINGTFGQDVEEGVPIMSHVYLDGQLISKDNISEVSAEDLPTYLSFNDEDFTLTGTFPNTSTFDNFSITVRDTYGNTVNLPYSFDAIGSVFTIDSLDDVNATKGEWFSYQIMNSIFTNVNETEVNVDYEDANWISYHEDNKTLNGMTPKNLDKLKVIIEGKLDSEDEEKSFNIKGVNKHITSSSSSSSSSSTSTSSSSGTAAATASATDDSSGATSTTGASSNNSNKNRDLAIGLGVGIPVFVILVAALIVFCCCYKRRKNRQESDDEKGAVSSATTQVSGGGKVAAGGAGVAATTATGAATFPIDPKNESQVNLMKLEGVSANSSSSSLTHVDTNESFYDTHEQPVMKSWRANADSDDKAVATPGNVTRNSDASLSTVNTEQLFSVRLVDDNIQRDSELSSANNAFMSNNSLNALLQRDNSSQNIHRLDSDGNIVEYNTLAPTSSPERMPNRLPHSSSQLDIVPEENSRDISNREDTTGSIGNLLHKFDQSSSSSEDNSGSSPSPSPQPPVPHTQSPTFLFEFNNVELQSPQSDKFLLHDKQMNNTNNNHLSPTLSPSPSSSPTRQRHLLSTTQNNNTQNPHHSILTLDSISSEKFIYDGKLRPADSLSPVKNLCSRTSSGSLLSGGNNNSTGNGNGVNDRENGAATLVDFTRKASLRDSSYEPDYTHREESATLHHDDSD, encoded by the coding sequence atGTTACACTTTATACTACTAAGACTACTACTTCTACAGCTTATACGCCATGTATCAGCATCAATCTATATGGGGTTTCCCTTCAATGAACAGCTTCCAGATGTAGGAAGAGTTGATCAAGATTATAGTTTCACCATGGCCAATACAACTTATAAATCAAACAGTTTTGGTGAAATCACCTACGAAGTTTCAAATCTACCTGATTGGTTATCATTTGACTCAGATTCAAGAACATTTACCGGAAAGCCAAGTGAATCAGATGTAGGAGAGTTTGATGTTACAATTGTCGGTACTGATCAAAGTGATCAATCAACCTTGTCGAATAACTACACCATGATTGTATCCAATGATACAGGAATACATGTCAGCTCTGGTACAAgtgtttttcaacaattggctCAATACGGACACAccaatggtgatgatggaTTAGTGGTTAAACCAGGAgataaaattgatttgaaattcagTAAAGATacatttgaagaatattcatcaagtcAACGTTCAATTATTGCCTACTATGGAAGGTCAGCTGATCGTAGCTCATTACCAAATTGGATATCTTTTGATGGAGAAGAACTAACGTTTTCAGGTACAGTTCCTTATGTGACCTCAGAAAATGCACCATCATTTGAATATGGATTTAGTTTCATCGCTAGTGATTATTATGGTTATGCCGGTGCTTCAAGCATCTTCAAGATTGTTGTCGGCGGACATCAATTAGAGACTGATTTAAACAACACGATCAAGATTAACGGTACTTTTGGacaagatgttgaagaaggagtGCCTATAATGTCCCATGTTTATCTTGATGGTCAATTGATATCTAAAGATAATATATCTGAAGTTAGTGCTGAAGATTTACCAACTTATTTGTCATTCAATGACGAGGACTTTACACTTACCGGAACTTTCCCAAACACTTCAACCTTTGATAACTTTTCAATCACAGTGAGAGATACTTATGGAAATACAGTTAACTTGCCCTATTCCTTCGATGCAATTGGATCTGTATTCACTATTGATTCGTTGGATGATGTTAATGCCACTAAAGGTGAATGGTTCCTGTATCAAATTATGAATTCTATCTTTACAAACGTCAATGAAACTGAGGTAAATGTAGATTATGAAGACGCTAACTGGATATCCTACCATGAAGACAACAAGACATTAAACGGAATGACACCAAAGAATCTTGATAAACTAAAAGTTATAATTGAAGGTAAATTAGAttctgaagatgaagagaaaagtttcaatataAAAGGAGTCAACAAACATATTACATCTAGTTCATCGAGCTCAAGCTCAAGCTCGACgtcaacatcttcatcatctggAACAGCAGCCGCAACAGCTTCTGCTACTGATGACTCAAGCGGTGCCACTTCCACTACTGGTGCATCGTCAAACaactcaaacaaaaacagaGATTTGGCTATTGGACTCGGGGTTGGTATTCCTGTATTTGTTATTTTAGTAGCTGCACTTATTGTattctgttgttgttacaaaagaagaaagaataGACAAGAatcagatgatgaaaaaggAGCCGTTTCGTCAGCTACGACACAAGTATCAGGTGGTGGCAAAGTGGCAGCAGGGGGAGCAGGTGTTGCAGCAACTACTGCAACTGGTGCTGCtacttttccaattgatccGAAGAATGAATCGCAAgtcaatttgatgaaattggagGGAGTTTCAGCCAattcctcatcttcatccttAACTCATGTGGACACAAATGAATCCTTTTATGATACTCATGAACAACCAGTAATGAAAAGTTGGCGAGCAAATGCAGATTCCGATGATAAAGCAGTTGCTACTCCAGGAAACGTTACAAGAAATAGTGATgcttctttatcaacagTCAACACTGAGCAACTATTTTCAGTACGATTAGTTGACGACAATATCCAACGTGATTCAGAACTTTCTTCAGCCAATAATGCATTCATGAGTAATAATTCGTTGAATGCATTACTTCAACGCGATAATTCTTCACAAAATATTCATCGATTGGATTCGGATGgcaacattgttgaatacaATACGTTAGCACCTACCTCATCACCGGAGAGAATGCCTAATAGATTACCTCATTCTTCATCGCAATTGGATATTGTTCCTGAAGAGAATTCTCGAGATATATCAAATAGAGAAGATACTACAGGGTCTATTGGCAATTTGTTGCATAAATTCGATCaatcttcctcatcatcagaagATAATTCTGGTTCATCCCCATCTCCATCACCACAACCACCAGTTCCTCACACCCAATCACCTACATTTCtatttgaattcaacaatgttgaattaCAATCACCACAGTCAGACAAGTTCCTTCTTCATGATAAACAAATGAATAACACCAACAATAATCACCTATCACCAACattatcaccatcaccatcatcatcaccaaccCGTCAAAGACATTTACTTTCTACCactcaaaacaacaatactcAAAACCCTCATCATTCAATCCTTACACTTGACTCAATATCATCGGAGAAATTCATCTATGATGGGAAATTACGCCCCGCTGATAGTTTATCACCCGTAAAGAACTTGTGCTCAAGAACAAGTTCAGGATCGTTGCTCAGTGGTGGAAATAACAATAGTACTGGAAATGGCAATGGTGTTAATGACCGTGAGAATGGTGCTGCTACATTGGTTGATTTCACTAGAAAGGCAAGTTTGAGAGATTCCTCTTATGAACCTGATTACACTCATCGTGAAGAATCAGCCACTTTGCATCATGATGACAGTGATTAA
- a CDS encoding Pdb1 pyruvate dehydrogenase — translation MAPITSSVAKTAQLAAQAVKYNKTSIHKLGQAQAMRMQFNNTSNILTSARCNNSKSGQQEMTVRDALNSGLAEELDRDDDVFLMGEEVGQYNGAYKVSKGLLDRFGERRVIDTPITEMGFTGLAVGAAFHGLKPVLEFMTFNFAMQAIDQIVNSAAKTYYMSGGIQPCNITFRGPNGAAAGVAAQHSQDYAAWYGSIPGLKVLSPYSAEDYKGLIKASIRDPNPVVFLENEIAYGESFPVSEEVLSSDFVLPIGKAKVEREGTDVTLVGHSRAVKFAMEAAEKLKQDYDVNAEVINLRSIKPLDVPTIIESLKKTNHLVTVENGFPAFGVGSEICAQIMESEGFDYLDAPVERVTGCEVPTPYAKELEDFAFPDTETILRASRKVLGL, via the coding sequence ATGGCTCCAATAACATCATCAGTCGCAAAGACTGCTCAATTAGCTGCACAAGCTGTCAAATATaacaaaacatcaattcACAAATTGGGTCAAGCGCAAGCAATGAGAATgcaattcaacaacacatCCAATATACTTACTTCGGCTCGTTGCAACAACTCCAAATCTGGTCAACAAGAAATGACTGTAAGAGATGCATTGAACTCTGGTTTGgctgaagaattggatcgtgatgatgatgtgtTTTTAATGGGTGAAGAGGTTGGTCAATATAATGGTGCTTATAAAGTAAGTAAAGGATTGTTAGACAGATTTGGTGAAAGAAGAGTTATTGATACTCCAATTACTGAAATGGGTTTCACTGGATTGGCTGTTGGTGCTGCTTTCCATGGGTTGAAACCGGTTTTGGAATTTATGACATTCAATTTCGCCATGCAAGccattgatcaaattgtcaaCTCTGCTGCTAAAACCTACTATATGAGTGGTGGTATTCAGCCATGTAATATTACATTCAGAGGCCCAAACGGTGCTGCTGCTGGTGTTGCTGCTCAACATTCACAAGATTATGCTGCTTGGTATGGTTCAATTCCAGGTTTGAAAGTCTTGTCACCATACTCTGCTGAAGATTACAAAGGTTTAATCAAAGCCTCCATTAGAGATCCAAACCCAGTAGTGTTTTTGGAAAACGAAATTGCATATGGTGAATCATTCCCAGTCAGCGAAGAAGTCCTTTCATCAGATTTTGTCTTACCAATTGGTAAAGCCAAGGTTGAAAGAGAAGGTACTGATGTCACTCTTGTTGGCCATTCAAGAGCTGTTAAATTTGCTATGGAAGCTgctgaaaaattaaaacaagATTACGATGTCAATGCGGAAGTCATCAACTTGAGATCAATCAAGCCTTTGGATGTTCCAACCAtcattgaatcattgaaaaagactAACCACTTGGTAACTGTTGAAAATGGTTTCCCTGcttttggtgttggatCAGAAATTTGTGCCCAAATTATGGAAAGCGAAGGCTTTGACTACTTAGATGCTCCAGTTGAAAGAGTTACTGGTTGTGAAGTTCCAACTCCTTatgcaaaagaattggaagattTTGCATTCCCAGATACCGAAACTATCTTGAGAGCTTCAAGAAAGGTTTTGGGTTTGTAA
- a CDS encoding membrane transporter, producing the protein MSTKSSYPLEIDGSLDNTLNYRHAAFEEENDGLLPVSNQDIKLKPLVTPKKPPQQSQSLAPRDRKAFIILVLLYLLQGVPVGLAFGSIPFILKSKLTYSEVGIFSLAAYPYSLKLLWSPFVDSMYSRKFGRRKSWIVPIQTISAFILMYLGYIIDSLVDSPKQHLNTITFYFFVLVLCCATQDIAVDGWALTCLSPESLSYASTAQTIGINCGYFSSFTIFLALSSPDFANKYLRKVPQSQGLFTLGQYLTFWGWMYLIITGLLLLIPEDPPHLVDLNKDRMAREKGVHNTNKWLQLRQVFESMYEVLKLPNVQTFVVILLLAKLGFQANEAGTNLKLLEKGLSKEDLSITVLIDFPFEMIFGYYAGRWSTGKAPLRPWLWGFIGRLVAASLAQLIVYFFPSNGRVTKSYFLMIILQHLLGSFMSTIQFVSLCAFHTKIADPAIGGTYMTTLNTLSNYGGTWPRIFIYFLIDKITLAKCNLGPGRHIMINSEEEREQCTRAKGELVMIRDGYLYTNALCITLGILILLWVKKKATHLQSLPNSAWRVKKD; encoded by the coding sequence ATGTCTACAAAACTGAGCTATCCACTAGAAATCGATGGTTCTCTTGATAATACCCTCAATTATCGCCATGCTGCATTCGAAGAAGAGAATGATGGATTACTACCAGTATCCAATCAAGACattaaattgaaaccacTAGTTACACCAAAGAAACCACctcaacaatcacaatcacTAGCTCCACGTGACAGGAAAGCATTTATAATActtgttttgttgtatttaCTACAAGGTGTACCTGTGGGATTAGCATTTGGATCGATTCcatttattttgaaaagtaaaTTGACATATTCTGAAGTGGGGATCTTCTCATTAGCGGCATATCCATATTCTTTAAAATTGTTATGGTCGCcctttgttgattcaatgtattcaaggaaatttggaagaagaaaatcTTGGATTGTACCGATTCAAACTATATCTGCATTTATTTTGATGTATTTAGGATACATTATTGATTCATTAGTTGATTCACCAAAACAACATTTGAACACCATtacattttatttttttgttttggttttatGTTGTGCTACTCAAGatattgctgttgatgGATGGGCGCTTACTTGCTTGTCACCAGAGAGTTTATCTTATGCGTCAACGGCACAAACTATTGGAATAAATTGTGgatatttttcaagtttCACCATTTTCTTAGCATTGAGCTCACCTGATTTCGCCAACAAGTATTTACGTAAGGTACCGCAAAGCCAAGGATTATTCACATTGGGCCAGTACTTGACATTTTGGGGATGGATGTATTTGATCATCACGGGACTATTATTGTTAATTCCTGAGGATCCACCCCATTTGGTCGACTTAAACAAAGATCGAATGGCGAGAGAAAAAGGGGTTCATAACACAAATAAATGGTTACAGTTACGCCAAGtatttgaatcaatgtATGAAGTGCTAAAATTACCCAATGTACAAAcatttgttgttatttTATTATTGGCAAAACTAGGATTTCAAGCCAATGAAGCAGgaacaaatttaaaattgttggaaaaggGACTCTCAAAGGAGGATTTGTCAATTACTGTGCTTATTGATTTCCCATTTGAAATGATATTTGGATACTATGCTGGAAGATGGTCAACTGGTAAAGCACCTTTGAGACCATGGCTTTGGGGCTTCATTGGCAGACTAGTTGCTGCATCGTTAGCACAGTTGATTGTATATTTTTTCCCCCTGAATGGTCGAGTGACAAAATCATATTTCTTGATGATTATTTTGCAGCATTTACTTGGCTCATTCATGTCAAcgattcaatttgtttccCTTTGCGCATTTCATACCAAGATTGCTGATCCAGCAATTGGTGGTACTTATATGACAACCCTCAATACATTGTCCAACTATGGTGGTACTTGGCCCCGcatttttatttatttcCTTATTGACAAAATTACTTTAGCTAAATGTAATCTAGGTCCCGGTCGTCATATTATGATCAattcagaagaagaaagagagCAATGCACACGTGCTAAAGGTGAATTAGTCATGATTCGTGATGGGTATCTTTATACAAATGCATTGTGTATCACATTGGGAATTCTTATTTTACTTTGGGTTAAAAAGAAAGCGACTCATTTGCAAAGTTTACCAAATAGCGCATGGAGAGTAAAGAAGGACTAG